In the Arachis ipaensis cultivar K30076 chromosome B10, Araip1.1, whole genome shotgun sequence genome, one interval contains:
- the LOC107620915 gene encoding uncharacterized protein LOC107620915, with product MSTLSNEGPSQAAPPASMLHSSVPEAYTLHSSDHPGLILVSQPLQEDNYASWCRSMRLALSGKRKIGFIDGSLPKPDPALDPVLAETWQCTNDIVTRLLNSISKDIAASVIYAGSAALLWQDLEARFSQSNAPRIFELKKSLMTLTQGSLTVSQYFTKLKILWEELNTFKPLVACSCSGVKVIQAYLDQEYVMLFLMGLNENLANVRS from the coding sequence ATGTCGACCCTTTCAAATGAAGGTCCGTCACAGGCCGCTCCTCCGGCTTCGATGCTACATTCGTCAGTTCCTGAAGCTTATACACTTCATTCAAGTGATCATCCAGGGCTCATACTGGTGTCTCAACCACTTCAAGAAGATAACTATGCTTCTTGGTGTCGATCGATGCGTCTCGCACTCAGTGGAAAGCGCAAAATCGGGTTCATTGATGGCTCCCTCCCAAAACCAGACCCTGCTCTTGATCCAGTGCTTGCAGAAACATGGCAATGCACCAATGATATAGTCACTAGGTTGCTAAATTCGATTTCAAAAGATATCGCAGCAAGCGTGATTTACGCTGGCTCAGCTGCACTTTTATGGCAAGATCTGGAAGCTAGGTTCTCCCAAAGCAACGCGCCTCGAATTTTTGAGTTAAAGAAATCACTGATGACACTAACTCAAGGATCTCTCACTGTTTCACAGTACTTCACAAAACTGAAAATTCTTTGGGAAGAACTCAACACCTTTAAGCCTCTTGTTGCTTGTTCTTGCAGTGGAGTGAAGGTCATCCAAGCATATCTAGATCAAGAGTACGTCATGCTATTCCTCATGGGATTGAATGAAAATTTGGCAAATGTGAGGAGCTAA